A segment of the Bacillus licheniformis DSM 13 = ATCC 14580 genome:
AGGAAGCTTTTTTTAATATTCCACTTTTTGATCGGTCTTTTCCCATGTGAGAAAAGGTTCAAGCTTTGCTTGAAGGTCCATTTTATAAAAAGGAATTTTCCGTTCGCTTTTCGTTTTGGTGATTTCTTCATAAATAAAAGAGTCGTCAAAACCGGCCGATGCGGCATCCGAATGCTGAGCGGCGAAGTAAACTTCCTTCGGTCTCGCCCAGTAGATGGCTCCCAGGCACATGGGGCACGGTTCACAGCTTGTATAAAGAATGCAGTCGTTCAGCTGATAATCGCCAAGTGCTTCACAGGCGAGCCGAATAGCCGTTACTTCCGCGTGCGCGGTTGGATCATTGCTTGTTGTGACATTGTTTTTTCCCTCGGCGATAATTTGGCCGTCTTTGACTATCACAGCGCCAAAAGGTCCGCCTGTGCCGCTTTTCACGCTCTCCACCGCAAGGTCGATGGCGCGCTGCAAAAATGCTTCATGATTCATTTCTGTATCCTCCTTGGTTGTCTTGCCTTCTTATTATAGCTGATGGACCCGGCAAAATAAACACATGTCAGAATATTCAGCATATTTGATTTCAAACCGCACATCGCATACAATGAATGCTAGAATAATGAACGGGGGATGATGTTTTGCTTACATTGTATATTGCAAGACACGGTCAGACGG
Coding sequences within it:
- a CDS encoding nucleoside deaminase: MNHEAFLQRAIDLAVESVKSGTGGPFGAVIVKDGQIIAEGKNNVTTSNDPTAHAEVTAIRLACEALGDYQLNDCILYTSCEPCPMCLGAIYWARPKEVYFAAQHSDAASAGFDDSFIYEEITKTKSERKIPFYKMDLQAKLEPFLTWEKTDQKVEY